One genomic window of Kaistia geumhonensis includes the following:
- a CDS encoding nucleoside hydrolase, whose product MPLNQPAKTLWIDTDTGSDDAVALVMAFQNPNVEIAGISVVAGNISLEKALQNALYTRELCGAQHIPVYAGLAVPLIRGPFHAENVHGEDGMGDIGLPLSGRVADEGHAIDRMIETILARPGEITLVTLGPLTNVAVALAREPKLATAVKHCVIMGGIGDGPGNVTPAAEFNIYADPDAARMVFQSGMPIVMCGWEISCRHAVVEPADTDELKRVGGALGAFCVDIQRFLVEFATKISGLPGIDLPDPITMAIAIDPSIVTKSSEAYVEVVNADGPALGQTIVDRKLHAGKPVNATVVDSASRDGFMKMLTDAVTRPVGG is encoded by the coding sequence ATGCCGCTCAACCAGCCCGCCAAGACGCTCTGGATCGATACCGACACCGGTTCCGACGATGCCGTCGCTCTCGTGATGGCGTTCCAGAACCCCAATGTCGAGATCGCCGGCATTTCGGTCGTCGCGGGCAATATCTCGCTCGAGAAGGCGCTTCAGAACGCGCTCTATACCCGCGAGCTCTGTGGCGCCCAGCACATCCCTGTCTATGCCGGCCTCGCGGTACCGCTGATCCGCGGCCCCTTCCATGCGGAGAACGTGCATGGCGAGGACGGCATGGGCGATATCGGCCTGCCGCTCTCCGGCCGCGTGGCCGACGAGGGCCATGCCATCGACCGCATGATCGAGACGATCCTCGCGCGTCCCGGCGAGATCACCCTCGTGACCCTCGGGCCGCTCACCAATGTCGCCGTCGCACTCGCCCGCGAGCCGAAGCTCGCCACGGCGGTGAAACATTGCGTCATCATGGGCGGAATTGGCGACGGGCCGGGTAATGTTACGCCGGCTGCGGAATTCAATATCTATGCCGACCCCGACGCCGCCCGTATGGTGTTCCAGTCGGGCATGCCGATCGTGATGTGCGGCTGGGAAATCTCCTGCCGCCATGCGGTCGTCGAGCCGGCCGACACCGACGAACTGAAGCGCGTCGGTGGCGCTCTCGGTGCCTTCTGCGTCGATATCCAGCGTTTCCTCGTCGAGTTCGCGACCAAGATCTCGGGCCTTCCCGGCATCGACCTGCCGGATCCGATCACCATGGCGATCGCGATCGATCCCTCGATCGTGACGAAGTCGAGCGAGGCCTATGTGGAGGTGGTGAACGCCGACGGACCGGCGCTCGGCCAGACGATCGTCGACCGCAAGCTGCATGCCGGCAAACCGGTCAACGCGACGGTCGTGGACAGCGCCTCGCGCGATGGTTTCATGAAGATGCTGACCGACGCGGTAACTCGCCCCGTCGGCGGCTGA